AAATCAGGGCCGGTCTCCGAGTTGGTATTCTATCAGCCCGTTGAGAAAGCCGGGTCGTTACTGGCCGTTGAAAAAGGATGAGATGCAAGGCGCGCAAATCCCGAGGAATGGGCGTACATAGAGTACGTCGCATTGACGAGGGATGAAGCGTCACGCCGTTGGCGTGACCGCAGATCGCGTTTTACAACGGCCTGCTATGTACAAACGCGCCCTTTCACCCCGGCCCGCTCCCCCGAGTTCGGGGGCGAGGGAATCCAGCCTCCCCGGATCGCGCCGCCTTGATGGTATCGCCTCGTCCTTCTTGAAGGTTGCGCTTTGCATTCCCTGAAGCAAGAGCAGGATTGCAGAATGACATTCCGCGGGATCGGTCGCGTCCTGCCGCTTTCCGAAAAGACCACAAAAACCTTGCTGTTCAACAGGTCGCGACAACGAGCCCGGTTTCCGGATTTGGTCCGAAAATTGCTCTACTCATAAGCATGCCTATTTACGAATATCAATGTTCACACTGCGGATTCAGCTTTGAAAAGCTCGAAGCGACCAGCGCGTCGGTCTTGTGCGAATGCCCTGAATGCGGGAAGGAATCGAAACGCACCATGAGCGCCCCGGCGGCGTTTCTGTCCGGCGGCTCTGAGAACCGGGAGCTTTCGGGCAATACGTGTTGCGGTCAGGCGTCCCCTTGCTCGAATCCCAAACACTGCTGAGGCAAGTGAGGCCGGGAAGCGCCCACGGACTCGGACGACCTGCGGGCCGGACCGCGCTGCCGCTTTCCGCGCGGGGGGCGCCGAGGTGTGTACACGCCTAAGTTAAGGGAAACCGGGCAATACCGCGGTGACGGGATTGCCCGGCTTCCTTGTGTGCTCGTCCGAGGTCCGTTAAAGGCTTTCCTTGATGGTTTCCACCGCTACTTGTCCGAAAATGCTGGATATCTGCAAACCGGTGCCGGTAGAGGGATAGCTGTCGTAAAAACCGGCCGTGTTGTTGCCGGCTGCGTACAATCCGGGAACGGGACTTCCGTCCGGTTTGAGCACGCGGGCTTTGGCGTCGATGACGGCGCCTCCCGCGGTGTTGAGGACCATGGGAACGATTTCGACGGCGTAGAAAGGAGGAGTGGCGAGAGGGGCCAGGAGTTGGGCCGCTTTTCCGAATTCATCGTCCCTGCCCGCACGTGCGTATCCGTTGTACTTTTCCATGCTCGCCACGAACGAGTCCACCGGTAATCCGATCTGACGGGCAAGGTCCGTGAACGTGTCGGCTTTCTTGATCCTGCCGGCTTCCACCTCTTTTGCGAGATCGGTAAAGGGATTGCCGGTGCGCAGGGTTTCATCGATAATCACGTATCCCGTGCCGTCCGGTTGATTGTTCAGAGCGTGGGCGAAGTAGGCGTTCCAGATGGATTCGTCCATGAATCGGACACCGGCCTTGTTCACCACCGCGTAGTTGCTGAACAGAATAAGGTAGAAACTCCGCATTGTGAGCCCCGCCGTGTTCGGCATTTCCGCTTTGTAGCCTATGCATACTTCCAGGTCCCCGATAGCGGCCCCAGCCTGCTCGGCCAGGCGAATACCGTCTCCTCGGGCCCATCCGGCGCAGATCATAACGTGGTTTTGAAGATTCACATACTTCTCCACCAGCGTCTTGTTCTTGCCGAATCCGCCCGTGGTGAGCACCACGCCCTTGGCGCGGACTTCCACGGATTGCCCGTCGTCCGTTTCGGCCCGAACCCCGGCGACCCTTCCGTGTTCAATGATGAGTTCCTTGGCTCCGGTTTTGAGCAGGATTTGAACCCCCAGGGCCTCGGCGCGTTCTTTCATCTTGACTACGTACTGGGCGCCCATGCCTTCGTTCTGGTGCACCCTGGGCACGGTTGTGGGCCCGTGGGTGTGAATCTCTTTGGTCTGCACGACCCCCTGTTTCGCCAACCATTCGATGTTGGAGGCGCAGCGGTCCGCCAACACCCGGACCAGGTCCGGCCGGCAGCGGTAAGAAGAATAGTCCATAAAGTACCGATACAGATCGCCTTTGGAATCCTGAATGCCTTTTTCTTTCTGCAGGGCTGTCTCGGCGCCCACCCAGAAACCGGCCGCGATCATGGCGTCGCCGCCGCAGGAACCCAGCTTTTCCAACACCACCGCTTTCAAGCCCAATTCCCGGGCGCGTACCGCACCGCAAAGCCCGGCTGAACCGCCTCCTACAAATACGACGTCCGTTTCCACTACTTTTGAAGCCATGCCGTACTCCTTTCGGTTTTAAAGAAGGCCAAGTTGCAAGACGTTCAAATCGGTATAATTGGTATCAGAGGGTACCGGCGATGACGATCTTCTGAATCTGACTGGTTCCCTCATAGATTTGGGTAATCTTGGCGTCACGCATCATGCGTTCTACCGGGTATTCCTTGATATATCCGTAGCCGCCCAGAAACTGGACCGCGTCCGTGGTAACTCTCATAGCCGTTTCAGCCGCATACAGCTTCGCCATGGCCGAGTAACGCACCAGTTGCTTGGGGAGTTTGTCCAGATTCTTCGGAAGGTTTTCATACGCGGACGCCGCCTTATAGGTCAGTTGTCTCGCGGCTTCTATCTGGGTCGCCAGATCGGCCGCCATCCATTGAATCCCCTGATTCGAGAACACCGGGCTGCCGAACTGAACCCGTTCTTTCGTATACTGAACGGAATAGTCTAAAGCGCCCTGTGCGATACCCAGCGCCTGAGCGGCAACCGGAATTCTGGTGAAATCCAACGTCTTCATCAGGATGGAAAAACCGACACCCTCGGCGCCGATCAGGTTGGCCGCCGGTATTCGGACGTCTTCGAATATAAGCTCCACCGTGGAAGAGGATCGAAGTCCGAGTTTGTTTTCCTTCTTTCCAATCTGAAATCCCGGAGTGCCTTTTTCCAGGATGAACATGCTGATCCCTTTGTGGCCCGGAACCGAGGTGTCGGTCTTGGCGGCCACGGTAAGCACATCGGCCGCGTCACCATGGGAAATGAAGATCTTGGCGCCGTTCAGTACATAGTGATCCCCGTCTTTGACGGCCTTGGTCTTGAGACCGGACACGTCCGATCCGGCGTTGGGTTCGGTGAGAGCAAAGGCGATCAGCTTTTCTCCTGTCGCCAGATCGGGCAGATATTTTTCCTTCTGTTCTTTGCTGCCGGCCAGAAATATGGGCATGGCGCCCAATTCATGCACCAGCAACAGGCCGGCGGTTGAGGAACACACCTTGGCTATTTCCTCGATAGCCAGACAAAGGGCCAGCATTCCCATCTGAGAACCGCCGTACTCCTCTGGAAAATCGGCGCCGAACAGAGCGTTTTCCCGGAGCAGCTCCACCATTTCCCATGAGAATTTGCCTTCCTCGTCGCGCTTTTCCGCTCCGGGCGCGATCTGTTCTTTTGCCATCCGCGCCACGGTGTCTTTCAGCATCTGCTGTTCTTCAGTAAGGTCGTATGACATGCTCCACTCCTTCTATTCTGATCGTGCAGGAATTCGAATGATGATCTTTTATGGACAGCGTCTCCGGTGTGATCAAAGACAACGAGCCGTGCGCGTCGATGGGAAGCGGTCCGAGGGCCTTCCGATTATCCGTGTTTAATGTCGAATCGGTCGTCGGGTTCCTGGAATTGAACCTGTTGAACGTATTCCTTCTCTTTAAGGATGCGAACGATCGCGTGCCGGGTCTCTTCATCGACAATGGGTTCCACCTCGGACACCCAGAGTCCCCGATCGTTTTTGCGGACCTGATGCCGGATCATGTATCCGGGTACAAAAGCGTAGCGACACCCCCAGGTCCCGCAACAGGCCCGATCTACAAAGGCGTGGCCGACGGCGTACAAGACCTGCCTCCCGTCTTTCTCGATCCGGCCTTCGCGTTCAAATACGTACCCGCCGGCGAGAAAGCGTATCTCTTCGTTCAATTCGTGAACGTGCTCCCTGGTCGTTTGGCTCACTGATGACTTCTCCGTACTCCGAATTTCATCTCGTTCATCTCGTTCCCAAGTTCATCTCTTACCTCGTTCCCAAGTTCAACTTGGGAACGAGACAACGAGACCTAACTTGGGGACGAGACCTAAGGGCCGGATCTTATGAATTACCCAGAATGGCCACGCTGCAGACCAGGCTTCCGGCCAGGCCTCCGTGATTGTGAGCCAGCCCGATTCTGGGATCGCCTTTTAACTGTCGCTGTTCAGGTTCCGCCTTCCCCTGCAGCTGTTTGTAAATCTCATACAGCATTCGGATGCCGGAGGCCCCGATGGGATGACCGAAGCACTTCAATCCCCCGTCGCTCTGGCAGGGTATCTTGCCGTCGAGATCGTAGAAACCGTTTTCAAAATCCTCTCCGCCTTTTCCCATCGGAGAAATCTGAAGGCTTTCGACCGTGACCAATTCACTGATGGAAAAACAATCGTGCACTTCCATCAGGCTGATCTCTTCTCGAGGTTTGGTGATGCCCGCCTCTTCGTAGGCCTTGATTCCGGCGATGCGGGTGGACTCCAAATGAACGCCGTTCCAGCTCTGATGAAGGATGCCTGTTGCAGGGGTGAGCGATAGCTGGAGGGCCTTGACATAGATGGGATCGGGCCTGAAATCCTTGGCCATGTCCGCCCGGACCACAATAGCGGCAGCCGCCCCGTCGCTCACGCCGCAGCAGTCAAACAGCCCCAGCGGCCAGGCAATGACAGGAGCCTTCAGCATGGCTTCGATGGGAACTTCCTTGCGGAGGTGCGCACGGGGGTTCATAGCCCCGTTCTTATGGCTTTTGTAGGATATCCTCGACAGAATTCGTTTGCCCTGTTCGGGGGACAATCCGTACTTCTCGAAATAGGCGGTGGCCACCATTGCGAACATGCCGGGAGCCGTCAGGTTCGGCATGTAAAACAGGTTTTCCGTGCCCATTACGGTTCCAAAATCGGGTAAGCCGCCGTAGCCCGTGTCCTTGAGCTTTTCCGCGCCGAGCGCCAGGGCGATATCGCAAGCGCCCGAAGCGACGGCATAGCATGCTCCCCTGAACGCTTCCGTTCCCGTGGTGCAAAAATTCTCCACTCGGGTTACTGGTATATTTTGCAGTTTAAGCGCCCTGGCCATCGGCACGGCCCCGCTTCCCGCATTCACATCAGGAAACGCGCTGCCAAACCACGCCGCCTGGATGTCTTTCTTCTCTATGCCCGCGTCCGCGAGGGCTTCTTTAAACGCGTCGACAATGAGGTCTTCTTCGCTTGTATCCCATAATTCTCCAAATCGGGTGCACCCCATGCCAATGACTGCAACTTTGTCTCTAATTCCGGTTCCCATTATCTATATCCTCCGTCCAAAGTTCGTCTTACACCGGTACGGCTTTCCAAAAATAGGAGTATATTCCCCGCCGCTTATCGGCAAATTTGCGACGGAAACTCATCCTGACCTGTGCCCCCCCCTTCAGGGAGTCCAGCTCGCAGTCCGTGATGTCCAGGTAGAGTCTTCCGCCCTCGTCAAAGTCGATCAAACCGTACATGCCCGGCGGATCCCAGCTGAACGCCAGATTGTCGCCCGTGTAGGAGTTGATGCGTCCGATTTTGTCATGGAAGAAATAGTCCTCCATCTGATCTATGGTTCCGCATTCCGGATTGACGCATACCCGCTGGGCGGGAAACTGGGGAGTGCCGCATTCCTTGCACTTTGAACCACACAGGGCGGCCATGGTCTTACCTTCCCTGAACATGACCGACATCCGGGCCATGGGCATCTCTTCGCCACGGATGCCGACGTCAACGGGAAGCAGATCCCGAAAAACCAGGTACTTGGAATAGCTCCCCAGGTCCTTTTTCGAATCGAGGTGGCCCTTGACTCCCTGGCGCGGCTCGATCTTATTGATATTTCCGGTAACTTGGAAGAGCAGTGCGTCGGCCCCGCTGCCAAAACCCAGGACCGCGATCTTGTCCCCCGGTTTGGCGTCCTCGAGGGCGGCGACCAACATCATGGACGCCAGCGCGGAACCACTGTCTCCCATAACGTTCATCAGGTTGTCCTGTACCTGTTCGGGCCGGAATCCCAACTGCTTGGCGAGCCCTTCCGTCACTTTGATAAAAGGACAGGCAACCACCAGCTTCGAAATATCGGCGGCCTTTACGCCACATTTGCCCATCAGACCGGCGATCGCCTGAGGGATGATCTTTCCGTATCCTTCGTCCCGAATCCATCGCTCTTCCCAGCCTTGGGGGGACCTTTCTCCCTGCGTACGACGAAAATCGGGGAAATCCCGCGTATAGAAATAGCTGCCTTTCAACTCGGCGATGACGTTTTCCTTGCCGATGAGGAGGGCTGACGCGCCGTCGCCGGACATATGTTCCAAAGCGCTTCCGGGCTTTCCCAACCGGGTGTCGGACGCGCATACCAGAAAGGTGTTCACCGCTCCGGATGCTACTGCATCGCACGCGGATGCGAGGGCGGTGGTGCCCGATTTCAGCGAAGCGGTGAAGTCCGCTGTTCGAATATCCGGCCTCAAAGCAAGGGCCGCAGAACAGATCGCCGCGTTCTGTCGCTCGAGATAGGGCAGCGTTGTCGAGCCGAGGAATAGTCCGTCCACCCGCTCTCGCGCGAACCCTTTCAGACAATCCATCGCCGCCGCTACGGACATGGTGATGCTGTCCTCGTCGTAGTTTGCAACCGCTTTTTCCCCTCTTGCCAGACCCGCCGTGGCGGCATTAAACCATCCGATAGACTGAAAAATGCTTCCGCGATTCAGCCTATAGCGCGGAACGTATGCGCCATAAGAAACGATGCCAACCATGTGCTTACCTCCTCTTGAGATCCACTATCTGATAGTGATTTATCCGAACCTCCGTTTAAGGATACCCGATTCTCGCGTACTCGAGAGCCTTGGTTTCAGTCCTTGAGGGCCACGAGTCCTTCAATGCCCGAAATACAAGAAAGCCTGCCGACCCGAGCACGCCGTACGTCCGAACACTAATCCCGCTGCTCCACTATATCCGGCCATTCCCCCGGTTCCGCAGGCTTCACCCTTGCCGCCCTGATGGCTTCGATGCCCTTTGTACGGGCAATGGTGTTGAACCTGATCTCGGGCGGTTTGCTCGACATATCGATGGCTGCAAGGATCTGAACATAACGGTCGGAACGGATGTGTCGATCCAGATCCGCCTGGGTTTTCCACTCCTCCTCGAAAAGAAGTGCTTCTTCGTTTTCCAAATCCTGGTAGAGCCGACAGCTCAGGCACCCCGGTTCAACCTGGGTCGGCTCGATGACCGAGCGCAAAAGGTCCAGCACTTCGCTCCTTCGATGCGCAGGCACGGTTACCCTGAGGGTTGCCGTAATCATGAGCGCACATCCCTCCGGGCCTCGATCTCGAATAACCGCCCGCGCGAGGTCCTGACAGCCGCCATCGCTTCCCTCCTCCGCTAAGGTCCTCCAAAATAAAATCATATACAACTTGCGGGAATCGTGCCAATTCAAACGACGAAAGGAACGAATGGCTGTGACCCGCTCCCAACGAATGGTTTTACAAAAAGAGGAGTTGATGTCCGCTCTTGGAAAAGGATGTCAGCCGACGATATATCGTCTATCGTTTATGGAAACGAAAAAGCGGTTTTCCGCTCGACCGGGTTCGTATACCAGCGCCGGCCCGGCTGTCGAGGATGCAGGTGGAAGACGCAGCGCCGGAACCCGCTTCTGCTGCACTGTTATCCTTTTTTTGTGGCTTAAGCAAGGAATTAGGTTCGGTTTCGCGTCCCTCCGGGGACGAAGGAGCCCGCGCGCCGCATGCAAGGTGAAGAAGGTGGTTCGAACGGAGCGGCGTGTTATTCGACGATATGTCGACTATCCAACGAAATGTCGAACGATTTGCCCGGACGTTGAATGCCCAGCTTCTTCATCCTCGAGTGGAGTGTCGTGGGTTTGAGGCCCAGAACCGCGGCCGCCCCGTTTCTCCCCCGGATGCGCCATCCGGTTCTTTCCAACACGCTGACCACGTGTTTTCGTTCGACTTCCCGTATGGTGAGATCGTGGGCTCCCACGGAATCCGAAAGACCCGGAACCTGCACTTTGAGGATTTTGTCCCGCGTGATGATCATGCCGTGTTCGATCACGTTTCGCAGTTCGCGCACGTTGCCCGGCCAGGGACAGCGTTGCATCAATTCCATGCTCTGCTTGGGAATCGACTCGATCCGCTTTCCCATGGTCTCTCCGAATTCATTGATAAACGCCCACACCAGAAGCGGAATATCCTCGGGGCGCTCACGTAACGGCGGCACCGTGATGGGGAATACGTTCAAGCGGTAGTAGAGGTCCTGCCGAAATCGTCCATCCTTCACGGCTCGGACCAGGTCTCTGTTGGTCGCTGCGATGACCCGAACGTCTACGTGGATGGTCTTCGAGCTCCCCAGCCGCTCGAATCGTCCGTCCTGGAGCACCCGGAGCAGTTTCGCCTGCAGTTCCAAAGGCAACTCGCTGATCTCGTCCAGAAAGATGGTCGATCCGTGAGCCACTTCGAATCGCCCCATTTGCTTGGACAACGCTCCCGTGTAAGCGCCCTTTTCCCGGCCGAACAGTTCGCTTTCCACCAGGGCTGCCGGCAGGGCCGCGCAATTGACTTTCACCATGGTCCGGCCTTTGCGCGAACTGAAGTTGTGGATCGCCCGCGCCAGGAGTTCTTTTCCCGTACCCGTTTCGCCCTGAATGAGGACCGTGGAGTCCGTTTCGGCCACCTGCTCCACCTGATTCAAGACCGCCTTAATGACGGTGCTCTGACCGACAATCTCCTCATAATTGTGTTTGAGTTTGATTTCCTGGCGGAGATAGATGTTTTCCGTTTCCAAACGCTCCTTCAGTCGCTGGATTTCCGAAAAAGCCGCCTGCAGGGTTTCCTCCGAACGTTTTCGATCCATGGCGCCGGCAAAGATCTCCCCTATAAACTTGAGACGCCGGACCACGTCGTCGGGCCAGGTGCGTTCGTCTCTGTACGACTCTATCGTGAAACCTCCCATAAAAGCGCCGCCCACACTCAAGGAGACCAGCACGGCCGCTTTGAGACCGAACTTCTCGACAAAGCTGCGGACGTCCGTCCAGTCCTCGGGGATTTCCCGAAGGCTTCCGAAAACGAACGCACCGTCGGTCTGCAGGCGGGAGATCAGGTTTGGAAACGGAAGCGGTCTCCGGCCGGAAGGCATGTACAGTCCCGACGTGTCCCGGTTCGCCAACCAGAGGTATCGGGCCCGGAATCCTTTTACGTCGGGGAGAAATTCGCCGATAACCACCCGGTCCACGTCAAAGAAGCCACCAATGAGACTGAGCCCGTTTTCAATGACCTTGTCGATTTCCCCTGTGGGGAGGTGGATCAACTGCGCCGAGATTCGGGAAACAAGGGCCTCGAATCGCAGCCGCTCGTCCAATACCCGTTCGGTGCTTTTCAAGTCGGAAATGTCGCTTACCAGTGCGTAAAATCCATGAACCGCACCGTCGGAGCCGCGGTGGGGAAGGAAATTCCCCCGAACGTGACGGGAACGTCCGTCGGGATAGGGAATGCGGGTTTCAAAGGTCACTTCGCGACCGGAGAGGACCGCTATCGTGTATTCGCGGATAGAGTCATAGGCCTTTCCGCCGAGAACGTCCCGCAACGATTGACCTGTGATGGATTCACAGGATCGGCCGAACCACTTCTCGTGGGCCGCGTTGTTGAA
This is a stretch of genomic DNA from Deltaproteobacteria bacterium. It encodes these proteins:
- a CDS encoding zinc ribbon domain-containing protein, which gives rise to MPIYEYQCSHCGFSFEKLEATSASVLCECPECGKESKRTMSAPAAFLSGGSENRELSGNTCCGQASPCSNPKHC
- a CDS encoding FAD-binding protein → MASKVVETDVVFVGGGSAGLCGAVRARELGLKAVVLEKLGSCGGDAMIAAGFWVGAETALQKEKGIQDSKGDLYRYFMDYSSYRCRPDLVRVLADRCASNIEWLAKQGVVQTKEIHTHGPTTVPRVHQNEGMGAQYVVKMKERAEALGVQILLKTGAKELIIEHGRVAGVRAETDDGQSVEVRAKGVVLTTGGFGKNKTLVEKYVNLQNHVMICAGWARGDGIRLAEQAGAAIGDLEVCIGYKAEMPNTAGLTMRSFYLILFSNYAVVNKAGVRFMDESIWNAYFAHALNNQPDGTGYVIIDETLRTGNPFTDLAKEVEAGRIKKADTFTDLARQIGLPVDSFVASMEKYNGYARAGRDDEFGKAAQLLAPLATPPFYAVEIVPMVLNTAGGAVIDAKARVLKPDGSPVPGLYAAGNNTAGFYDSYPSTGTGLQISSIFGQVAVETIKESL
- a CDS encoding acyl-CoA dehydrogenase family protein, with protein sequence MSYDLTEEQQMLKDTVARMAKEQIAPGAEKRDEEGKFSWEMVELLRENALFGADFPEEYGGSQMGMLALCLAIEEIAKVCSSTAGLLLVHELGAMPIFLAGSKEQKEKYLPDLATGEKLIAFALTEPNAGSDVSGLKTKAVKDGDHYVLNGAKIFISHGDAADVLTVAAKTDTSVPGHKGISMFILEKGTPGFQIGKKENKLGLRSSSTVELIFEDVRIPAANLIGAEGVGFSILMKTLDFTRIPVAAQALGIAQGALDYSVQYTKERVQFGSPVFSNQGIQWMAADLATQIEAARQLTYKAASAYENLPKNLDKLPKQLVRYSAMAKLYAAETAMRVTTDAVQFLGGYGYIKEYPVERMMRDAKITQIYEGTSQIQKIVIAGTL
- a CDS encoding acetyl-CoA acetyltransferase; amino-acid sequence: MGTGIRDKVAVIGMGCTRFGELWDTSEEDLIVDAFKEALADAGIEKKDIQAAWFGSAFPDVNAGSGAVPMARALKLQNIPVTRVENFCTTGTEAFRGACYAVASGACDIALALGAEKLKDTGYGGLPDFGTVMGTENLFYMPNLTAPGMFAMVATAYFEKYGLSPEQGKRILSRISYKSHKNGAMNPRAHLRKEVPIEAMLKAPVIAWPLGLFDCCGVSDGAAAAIVVRADMAKDFRPDPIYVKALQLSLTPATGILHQSWNGVHLESTRIAGIKAYEEAGITKPREEISLMEVHDCFSISELVTVESLQISPMGKGGEDFENGFYDLDGKIPCQSDGGLKCFGHPIGASGIRMLYEIYKQLQGKAEPEQRQLKGDPRIGLAHNHGGLAGSLVCSVAILGNS
- a CDS encoding OB-fold domain-containing protein: MVGIVSYGAYVPRYRLNRGSIFQSIGWFNAATAGLARGEKAVANYDEDSITMSVAAAMDCLKGFARERVDGLFLGSTTLPYLERQNAAICSAALALRPDIRTADFTASLKSGTTALASACDAVASGAVNTFLVCASDTRLGKPGSALEHMSGDGASALLIGKENVIAELKGSYFYTRDFPDFRRTQGERSPQGWEERWIRDEGYGKIIPQAIAGLMGKCGVKAADISKLVVACPFIKVTEGLAKQLGFRPEQVQDNLMNVMGDSGSALASMMLVAALEDAKPGDKIAVLGFGSGADALLFQVTGNINKIEPRQGVKGHLDSKKDLGSYSKYLVFRDLLPVDVGIRGEEMPMARMSVMFREGKTMAALCGSKCKECGTPQFPAQRVCVNPECGTIDQMEDYFFHDKIGRINSYTGDNLAFSWDPPGMYGLIDFDEGGRLYLDITDCELDSLKGGAQVRMSFRRKFADKRRGIYSYFWKAVPV
- a CDS encoding antibiotic biosynthesis monooxygenase; this translates as MITATLRVTVPAHRRSEVLDLLRSVIEPTQVEPGCLSCRLYQDLENEEALLFEEEWKTQADLDRHIRSDRYVQILAAIDMSSKPPEIRFNTIARTKGIEAIRAARVKPAEPGEWPDIVEQRD
- a CDS encoding sigma 54-interacting transcriptional regulator, with amino-acid sequence MTDSLPVLISYIDADERFEFNNAAHEKWFGRSCESITGQSLRDVLGGKAYDSIREYTIAVLSGREVTFETRIPYPDGRSRHVRGNFLPHRGSDGAVHGFYALVSDISDLKSTERVLDERLRFEALVSRISAQLIHLPTGEIDKVIENGLSLIGGFFDVDRVVIGEFLPDVKGFRARYLWLANRDTSGLYMPSGRRPLPFPNLISRLQTDGAFVFGSLREIPEDWTDVRSFVEKFGLKAAVLVSLSVGGAFMGGFTIESYRDERTWPDDVVRRLKFIGEIFAGAMDRKRSEETLQAAFSEIQRLKERLETENIYLRQEIKLKHNYEEIVGQSTVIKAVLNQVEQVAETDSTVLIQGETGTGKELLARAIHNFSSRKGRTMVKVNCAALPAALVESELFGREKGAYTGALSKQMGRFEVAHGSTIFLDEISELPLELQAKLLRVLQDGRFERLGSSKTIHVDVRVIAATNRDLVRAVKDGRFRQDLYYRLNVFPITVPPLRERPEDIPLLVWAFINEFGETMGKRIESIPKQSMELMQRCPWPGNVRELRNVIEHGMIITRDKILKVQVPGLSDSVGAHDLTIREVERKHVVSVLERTGWRIRGRNGAAAVLGLKPTTLHSRMKKLGIQRPGKSFDISLDSRHIVE